In Prosthecobacter sp. SYSU 5D2, the following proteins share a genomic window:
- a CDS encoding family 10 glycosylhydrolase: MKTTLLLAALGLVLSALPSAAQAPIQSLDELRTLRKEAAGRQRRIIFNNDGNEPVYLCTSTAPEELLRHRTAALAGSQVDSLFYCTWSSGFGLFTHGTKVGQVFSTKEALFSKNMTPELLAAGTDPLRVMVDFGHQNSMEVFWSFRLNDTHDGSRTEYGPVMFRANKLKTEHPEWLISTPDVRPKFGAWSAVDFTRDEIRDLAFRYVEEVCQNYDVDGVELDFFRHPVFFKRAAMTGTECNDAERALMTGLMQRIRTMTEKEGLKRGRPILVAMRLPDSVEFCRAVGLDLEKWLADGLMDLFIPSGYFQLNDWSYSVDLGRKHGVKVYPSFDESRIRDPDSQKLRRAVGTYRGRALNAWQAGADGIYLFNSFNPNSPLWRELGSREMLQKLDQDYFASVRGLGAAAGGTYPHADFMRIPDLNPARPLPLTKDASAKVRFRVGDDYAAKPQGSQPKVRLRVQFKKPVEAADAAVTLNGTPLSSAKVNDRWLEYDVQAKDLKPGANEVEVRLLKAQSSQALTDLHCTVRQP, encoded by the coding sequence ATGAAAACGACGCTCCTCCTGGCCGCGCTCGGCCTGGTTCTCAGTGCCCTTCCGTCTGCGGCGCAAGCTCCCATCCAGTCCCTGGATGAACTGCGCACGTTGCGCAAGGAGGCCGCCGGACGGCAACGGCGGATCATCTTTAACAATGATGGCAATGAGCCGGTGTATCTCTGCACCAGCACCGCGCCGGAGGAACTGCTGCGGCATCGCACCGCAGCCCTGGCGGGTTCCCAGGTGGACAGCCTTTTCTATTGCACCTGGAGCTCAGGCTTCGGCCTGTTCACCCATGGGACGAAGGTTGGGCAGGTGTTTTCCACCAAGGAGGCGTTGTTTTCCAAAAACATGACGCCGGAGCTGCTGGCCGCCGGCACGGACCCGCTGCGCGTGATGGTGGACTTTGGCCACCAAAACAGCATGGAGGTCTTCTGGTCCTTCCGGCTCAATGACACACATGACGGCAGCCGCACCGAATATGGCCCGGTGATGTTCCGGGCTAACAAGCTCAAAACAGAGCACCCTGAATGGCTCATCAGCACACCTGATGTTAGGCCGAAATTTGGGGCCTGGTCCGCCGTGGACTTCACCCGCGACGAGATCCGTGACCTGGCCTTCCGTTACGTGGAGGAGGTCTGCCAAAACTACGATGTGGACGGTGTCGAGCTGGACTTCTTCCGCCATCCGGTCTTCTTCAAACGCGCGGCCATGACCGGCACGGAATGCAACGATGCCGAGCGCGCGCTCATGACCGGACTCATGCAGCGCATCCGCACCATGACCGAGAAAGAGGGCCTGAAGCGTGGCCGCCCCATCCTGGTGGCCATGCGCCTGCCGGACTCCGTGGAATTTTGCCGTGCGGTGGGGCTGGATCTGGAAAAGTGGCTCGCTGACGGTCTGATGGACCTGTTCATTCCCAGCGGCTACTTTCAGCTCAATGACTGGAGCTACAGCGTGGATCTGGGCCGCAAGCACGGGGTGAAAGTGTATCCCTCCTTTGATGAATCCCGCATCAGAGACCCGGATTCCCAAAAGTTGCGGCGCGCGGTGGGAACGTATCGCGGACGGGCGCTGAATGCCTGGCAGGCCGGTGCCGATGGCATTTATCTGTTCAATTCCTTCAACCCCAACAGCCCGCTGTGGCGGGAGCTTGGCTCGCGTGAGATGCTGCAAAAGCTCGACCAGGATTACTTTGCCAGCGTTCGCGGACTCGGCGCGGCAGCAGGCGGTACGTATCCCCATGCGGACTTCATGCGCATCCCCGATCTGAATCCTGCGCGACCGCTTCCCCTAACCAAAGATGCTTCCGCCAAGGTCCGCTTCAGGGTTGGTGATGACTACGCCGCCAAGCCCCAGGGCAGCCAGCCGAAGGTCCGGCTGCGGGTGCAATTCAAAAAGCCCGTCGAGGCTGCGGATGCTGCCGTTACTCTGAACGGTACACCTTTGTCCTCGGCCAAAGTCAACGACCGGTGGCTGGAATATGACGTGCAGGCTAAGGATCTCAAACCAGGGGCCAATGAGGTGGAAGTGCGCCTCTTAAAAGCGCAGAGTTCACAGGCTCTGACGGATCTTCATTGCACCGTCAGGCAGCCTTGA
- a CDS encoding DUF1080 domain-containing protein codes for MRLTSLCLLAFTSALFSAEPVKEKINVLDLMKAGEVEYHINPKQDFADPASEVFQLKDGQLNISGRGYGYMVTKEGYKDYHLVVDFKWGPNTWGKRADRTRDNGILVHAYGPHGAYSDTWMASIEAQIIEGGIGDILVLSPKLPDGTELITSVTAEYELDRDKEKRWKKGAPRQVVTKGRINWEKRDEDWADKINFRGKHDTDAPIGDWNRLEVIAKGDTLQYFVNGQLVNEAFECKPAEGRICIQTEGAEMIVRRYELHPLGQFTEKWTGK; via the coding sequence ATGCGCCTGACCTCACTTTGCCTCCTGGCATTCACTTCCGCCCTCTTTTCTGCTGAACCGGTCAAAGAGAAGATCAACGTCCTGGACCTCATGAAGGCCGGTGAGGTGGAATACCACATTAATCCGAAACAGGATTTCGCAGACCCGGCCAGCGAGGTCTTTCAGCTCAAGGACGGCCAGCTCAACATCAGTGGTCGCGGTTATGGCTACATGGTCACCAAAGAGGGATACAAGGACTACCATCTCGTGGTGGATTTCAAATGGGGCCCGAACACCTGGGGCAAGCGCGCGGATCGCACCCGTGACAACGGCATCCTCGTTCACGCCTACGGCCCGCATGGCGCCTACTCAGATACCTGGATGGCCAGCATCGAGGCGCAGATCATCGAAGGCGGCATTGGCGATATTTTGGTCCTGTCACCCAAGCTGCCCGACGGCACGGAACTCATCACCAGCGTGACGGCGGAGTATGAACTGGACCGCGACAAGGAGAAACGCTGGAAGAAGGGCGCACCCCGCCAGGTGGTGACCAAAGGCCGCATCAACTGGGAAAAGCGCGATGAGGACTGGGCCGACAAAATCAACTTCCGTGGCAAGCACGATACCGATGCGCCCATCGGCGATTGGAACCGCCTGGAAGTCATTGCCAAAGGCGACACGCTGCAATACTTCGTCAACGGCCAGCTCGTCAATGAAGCCTTTGAGTGCAAGCCTGCCGAAGGCCGCATCTGCATCCAGACGGAAGGCGCAGAGATGATTGTCCGCCGTTATGAACTTCATCCGTTAGGCCAGTTCACTGAAAAATGGACCGGCAAATGA
- a CDS encoding arylsulfatase, with product MSLDSSASEGCFFKGRDRHATRGRSMAAMMSFDLSYPGQRSFGSAAACLLLFTGLLPCPAQGPAPAAAAPARPNVIVILADDMGWGDARCYQPESKIPTPHLDRMAAEGVRFTDAHTPSSVCTPTRYGLLTGRYSWRTTLKKGVLDGFDPPLIEPGRETLASFLKKQGYATACIGKWHLGMTWTRKDGTPMPDRLTEGKGIHRGGEEVDFTQETVGGPVDHGFDSWFGISASLDMSPYVYLEGRRVVELPLEVQPSIKEPALTTSSGVRSATFVLEKVLPEFTRRAAAYVESRAGKKEPFFLYLPLPSPHLPVVPDAEWNGKTGAGIYADYTAQTDATAGAVMAALERSGQADNTLIVFTSDNGGLWHQWDPQEKDDARYQPTPRAAYNEERGHRSNAGLRGTKADIWEGGHRVPFIVRWPAQVKPAVSDALVELNDVFATLAEITGTAMPDNAAEDSFSFLPVLKGNGGGRAFAVHHSLQGVFALREGAWKYVESRGSGGFTNPKKVLPKKGEPEGQLYRLDTDLAETRNLAAEETAIVEKMSNRLREIQKGARTRR from the coding sequence ATGAGCTTGGACAGCAGCGCCAGCGAGGGCTGCTTTTTCAAAGGCCGCGATAGACATGCGACAAGGGGCCGTTCCATGGCGGCGATGATGAGCTTTGATTTATCTTACCCAGGACAGCGGTCGTTTGGTTCGGCGGCTGCCTGCCTGCTGCTTTTCACCGGGCTACTTCCCTGCCCTGCCCAAGGGCCTGCTCCAGCCGCGGCAGCGCCTGCCAGGCCGAATGTGATTGTGATCCTGGCGGATGACATGGGCTGGGGCGATGCGCGCTGTTACCAGCCGGAGAGCAAGATCCCGACGCCGCACCTGGACCGCATGGCGGCGGAGGGTGTGCGCTTTACGGATGCGCACACGCCTTCCTCCGTCTGCACACCCACCCGCTACGGTCTGCTGACCGGCCGCTATAGCTGGCGCACCACGCTGAAAAAGGGCGTCCTGGACGGCTTCGACCCGCCGCTCATCGAACCGGGCCGGGAAACGCTGGCCTCCTTTTTGAAAAAGCAGGGTTACGCCACCGCCTGCATCGGCAAATGGCACCTGGGCATGACCTGGACGCGGAAAGACGGCACGCCCATGCCGGACCGGCTCACGGAGGGAAAAGGCATCCATCGCGGCGGTGAGGAGGTGGACTTCACCCAGGAAACCGTGGGCGGCCCGGTGGACCATGGGTTTGACTCCTGGTTCGGCATCAGCGCCTCGCTGGACATGTCGCCCTACGTTTATCTGGAAGGTCGGCGCGTGGTGGAGCTGCCGCTGGAGGTGCAGCCATCCATCAAGGAGCCCGCCCTCACCACCTCCTCCGGCGTGCGGTCCGCCACCTTTGTGCTGGAGAAGGTCCTGCCGGAATTTACCCGCCGCGCCGCCGCCTATGTGGAGAGTCGCGCAGGGAAAAAGGAGCCCTTCTTTTTATACCTGCCGCTGCCCTCCCCGCACCTGCCCGTGGTGCCGGATGCCGAGTGGAATGGCAAGACCGGTGCCGGCATCTATGCGGACTACACGGCCCAGACAGACGCCACCGCCGGTGCGGTCATGGCCGCGCTGGAACGCAGCGGCCAGGCGGACAATACGCTCATCGTCTTCACCAGTGACAACGGCGGCCTTTGGCATCAATGGGACCCGCAGGAGAAAGACGACGCCCGCTACCAGCCGACTCCCCGCGCCGCCTACAATGAGGAGCGCGGGCACCGGAGCAATGCGGGTCTGCGCGGGACCAAGGCGGACATCTGGGAAGGCGGCCACCGCGTGCCCTTCATCGTCCGCTGGCCTGCCCAGGTGAAACCGGCCGTGAGCGATGCTCTGGTGGAGCTGAACGATGTCTTTGCCACCCTGGCCGAGATCACCGGCACGGCCATGCCTGACAATGCCGCCGAGGACAGCTTCAGCTTCCTTCCAGTGCTGAAAGGTAACGGCGGCGGCCGGGCCTTTGCCGTGCATCATTCCCTCCAGGGAGTCTTTGCCCTGCGCGAGGGTGCCTGGAAGTATGTGGAAAGCCGTGGCTCAGGCGGCTTCACCAACCCCAAAAAAGTGCTGCCGAAAAAAGGTGAGCCAGAGGGGCAGCTCTATCGCCTGGATACGGACCTCGCCGAAACCCGCAACCTCGCCGCCGAAGAAACCGCCATCGTGGAAAAGATGTCGAATCGGCTGAGGGAGATCCAGAAGGGTGCGAGGACGAGGAGGTGA
- a CDS encoding UPF0175 family protein yields the protein MTAILEIDFPATLLLHAPDTASLQRRSRFLLALKYFELGELSSGQAGKMCGMSRAAFLLEAAHNGVPATDLGGEELEQEFADG from the coding sequence ATGACAGCAATCCTTGAGATTGATTTCCCTGCGACCTTGCTGTTGCACGCCCCCGATACTGCCAGCTTGCAGCGCCGGAGCCGGTTTTTACTGGCATTGAAGTATTTTGAGTTAGGGGAGCTGTCTTCAGGCCAGGCAGGCAAGATGTGCGGCATGTCGCGGGCAGCCTTTTTGCTGGAAGCTGCCCATAACGGAGTTCCGGCCACAGACCTGGGCGGTGAAGAACTGGAACAGGAGTTTGCAGATGGGTAA
- the rpiB gene encoding ribose 5-phosphate isomerase B — protein sequence MSTSTAPDLPQTLAIGSDHGGVVLKQAVVAHLKSNGYTVQDFGTHSGDSVDYPDYAELVSQSVLSGDADAGILVCTTGIGMSIAANRHPGIQASLVSDAETAAITREHNDSNVLCLAAKTTSEATTKDILNAWLKTPFAGGRHGRRVAKMNTQPQLHPLTILESADPAVAEIVRGEQHRQQNNIELIASENFTSKAVMAAQGSCLTNKYAEGYPGKRWYGGCEEVDKVEQLAIDRVCKLFGAKFANVQPHSGSQANAAVYFSVLQPGDKVLGMNLAHGGHLTHGNPANFSGRFYNFCQYGVRQDNELIDYDELAEVAKREQPKMITAGASAYPRIIDFKKMSEIAKSVGAYLFVDMAHIAGLVAGGQHPNPMEYADFVTSTTHKSLRGPRGGIVLTNNEDLIKKINSQVFPGVQGGPLMHVIAAKAVCFGECLKPEFADYTKQIVKNAQALAARMSELGYRIVSGGTDNHLMLVDLRPRGLNGKVASETLDHAGITVNKNGIPFDTEKITLGGGIRIGTPAVTTRGMKEAEMVQIANWIDKALTNKDNAEVLASIRAEIATVNERFPLP from the coding sequence ATGAGCACCTCCACCGCCCCAGACCTGCCGCAAACCCTCGCCATCGGTTCCGACCATGGCGGCGTGGTGCTGAAGCAGGCGGTCGTCGCCCATCTCAAAAGCAACGGTTATACCGTCCAGGACTTCGGCACCCATTCGGGTGATTCCGTGGACTACCCGGACTATGCGGAGCTCGTCTCCCAGAGCGTCCTCTCTGGCGATGCCGATGCCGGCATCCTCGTCTGCACGACGGGCATCGGCATGAGCATCGCCGCCAACCGTCATCCCGGCATCCAGGCCAGCCTGGTCAGCGATGCCGAAACCGCCGCCATCACCCGCGAGCACAACGACTCCAACGTCCTGTGCCTCGCCGCCAAAACCACTTCCGAAGCCACCACCAAGGACATCCTCAACGCCTGGTTGAAGACGCCCTTCGCCGGTGGCCGTCACGGACGCAGAGTCGCCAAAATGAACACCCAGCCACAACTCCATCCCCTCACCATCCTGGAATCCGCAGACCCCGCCGTCGCCGAAATCGTGCGTGGCGAGCAGCACCGCCAGCAGAACAACATCGAGCTGATCGCCAGCGAGAACTTCACCAGCAAGGCCGTCATGGCCGCGCAGGGCTCCTGCCTGACCAACAAGTATGCCGAAGGTTATCCCGGCAAGCGCTGGTACGGTGGCTGTGAAGAAGTGGACAAGGTGGAGCAGCTCGCCATTGACCGCGTCTGCAAGCTCTTCGGTGCCAAATTTGCCAACGTGCAGCCGCACTCCGGCTCCCAGGCCAATGCCGCCGTTTACTTCAGCGTGCTGCAGCCGGGTGACAAGGTGCTGGGCATGAACCTGGCCCACGGCGGCCACTTGACTCACGGCAACCCTGCCAATTTCTCCGGCCGCTTCTACAACTTCTGCCAGTATGGCGTCCGCCAGGACAACGAGCTCATTGATTACGATGAACTCGCCGAAGTCGCCAAGCGCGAGCAGCCCAAAATGATCACCGCCGGTGCCTCCGCGTATCCGCGCATCATTGACTTCAAGAAGATGAGCGAGATCGCCAAAAGCGTCGGCGCTTATCTCTTCGTGGACATGGCCCACATCGCCGGTCTCGTCGCCGGTGGCCAGCACCCGAACCCGATGGAATACGCGGACTTCGTCACCAGCACCACGCACAAATCCCTGCGCGGACCGCGTGGTGGCATCGTGCTGACCAACAACGAAGACCTCATCAAGAAGATCAACAGCCAGGTCTTCCCCGGCGTCCAGGGTGGCCCGCTCATGCACGTCATCGCCGCCAAGGCCGTGTGCTTTGGCGAGTGCCTGAAGCCTGAGTTTGCCGACTACACGAAGCAGATCGTCAAGAACGCCCAAGCCCTGGCCGCCCGCATGTCAGAGCTCGGCTACCGCATCGTCAGCGGCGGCACGGACAATCATCTCATGCTGGTGGACCTGCGTCCGCGCGGCTTGAACGGCAAGGTCGCCAGCGAAACGCTGGACCACGCCGGCATCACCGTGAACAAAAACGGCATCCCGTTTGATACCGAGAAGATCACCCTCGGCGGCGGCATCCGCATCGGCACGCCTGCCGTCACCACGCGTGGCATGAAAGAGGCCGAGATGGTGCAGATCGCCAACTGGATTGACAAAGCGCTGACCAACAAGGACAACGCCGAAGTCCTCGCCTCCATCCGCGCCGAGATCGCCACCGTGAACGAGCGCTTCCCGCTGCCTTAA
- a CDS encoding DUF1015 family protein, translating to MRFRSFQGLVPAPEHAADVAAVPYDVVNREEAYALAHDKPLSLLHVDRAEIDLPAEVDPYAPEVYVKARENFEKLQAEGALVRETAKILYLYRQTVGEHSQTGLVGVCHTEDYENDVIKKHEKTRQDKEDDRTRLVDTLSANTGPIFLTYQGVPAIDMIVNDFRLQNDPTHDFTAPDGVRHQVWRLPVGPSADIEKLFSHHVPAAYVADGHHRAASAFRVSKHRKASNPEHNGTEEYNWFLCVLFPGNELNILPYNRAVKDLNGRDEAEFLAEVGKVFTVIPTEVKTPAAPGHCSMYLGGQWYGLEWKAEAEASPIDQLDVSILQDRLLSPLLGIEDPRTSKRIDFIGGIRGTEELEKLVDGGQHAVAFSMYPVTVDQLMAISDASQIMPPKSTWFEPKLRSGLFIHTF from the coding sequence ATGCGCTTTCGTTCCTTCCAAGGTCTTGTCCCTGCCCCTGAACACGCGGCCGATGTGGCCGCCGTGCCCTATGACGTCGTGAACCGGGAGGAGGCCTATGCGCTGGCGCATGACAAGCCGCTGAGCCTGCTGCATGTGGACCGGGCGGAGATTGACCTGCCCGCAGAGGTGGACCCCTATGCGCCGGAGGTGTATGTGAAGGCGCGGGAGAACTTTGAAAAGCTCCAGGCCGAAGGTGCGCTGGTCCGGGAGACGGCGAAGATTTTGTACCTGTACCGCCAGACGGTGGGAGAGCACAGCCAGACGGGCCTGGTGGGTGTGTGCCACACGGAGGATTACGAGAATGACGTGATCAAGAAGCACGAAAAAACCCGCCAGGACAAGGAGGATGACCGCACCCGCCTGGTGGATACGCTGAGTGCCAACACGGGCCCCATCTTCCTGACCTACCAGGGCGTGCCGGCCATTGACATGATCGTCAATGATTTCCGCCTGCAGAATGATCCGACGCATGATTTCACGGCTCCGGACGGCGTGCGGCACCAGGTGTGGCGGCTGCCGGTGGGGCCGAGTGCGGACATTGAGAAGCTGTTTTCCCACCATGTGCCAGCGGCCTATGTGGCGGACGGACATCACCGGGCGGCCAGCGCCTTCCGCGTCAGCAAACACCGCAAGGCCTCCAATCCTGAGCACAACGGGACGGAGGAGTACAACTGGTTCCTTTGCGTGCTTTTCCCCGGCAATGAGCTGAACATCCTGCCCTATAACCGGGCGGTGAAGGACCTGAACGGGCGCGATGAGGCGGAGTTTCTGGCCGAAGTGGGCAAAGTCTTTACCGTGATCCCCACGGAGGTGAAGACACCTGCGGCCCCTGGCCATTGCAGCATGTACCTGGGTGGCCAGTGGTATGGCCTGGAGTGGAAGGCGGAGGCGGAAGCCAGCCCCATTGACCAGCTGGATGTCAGCATCCTGCAGGACCGCCTGCTCAGCCCGCTGCTGGGCATCGAAGACCCGCGCACCAGCAAGCGCATTGATTTCATCGGCGGCATCCGCGGCACCGAGGAGCTGGAAAAGCTGGTGGATGGCGGCCAGCACGCCGTGGCTTTCAGCATGTATCCTGTGACGGTGGACCAGCTCATGGCCATCTCGGACGCGTCGCAGATCATGCCGCCGAAGAGCACCTGGTTTGAGCCGAAGCTGCGCTCCGGCCTCTTCATTCACACCTTTTAA
- a CDS encoding low molecular weight protein arginine phosphatase: MKNVLFVCTGNTCRSPLAEVLFRDLVKERSDYKIGSAGVGAYSGQPASRYSVTLAKEKGLDLSGHKSRAVTVDLVDEATHIFAMSRNHVAAILSDYPDADDKIYLISEFAADDSLRGRDLSDPFGGDLSEYRQTLEHLTRMLPCVLAYIEQTWKAEAGRGPAQGD; this comes from the coding sequence TTGAAAAACGTCCTCTTTGTCTGTACCGGTAACACCTGCCGCAGCCCCCTGGCTGAGGTGCTGTTCCGTGATCTGGTGAAGGAGCGGTCCGATTACAAGATCGGCAGCGCCGGCGTGGGCGCTTATTCCGGCCAGCCGGCCAGCCGCTACAGCGTGACGCTGGCCAAGGAAAAAGGGCTGGATCTCAGCGGCCACAAAAGCCGGGCGGTGACCGTGGACCTCGTGGACGAGGCCACCCACATCTTCGCCATGAGCCGCAACCATGTGGCGGCCATCCTCTCGGATTACCCGGACGCGGATGATAAAATCTACCTCATCTCCGAGTTCGCCGCCGATGACAGCCTGCGCGGCCGGGACCTGAGCGACCCTTTTGGAGGCGACCTTTCCGAGTACCGCCAGACCCTGGAGCACCTGACCCGGATGCTGCCCTGCGTGCTGGCCTACATCGAGCAAACCTGGAAAGCGGAGGCCGGCCGAGGTCCCGCGCAGGGAGATTAG
- a CDS encoding Gfo/Idh/MocA family oxidoreductase yields MNRFSRRQFLASSAAVLGFPTIVPSSVFGKEGRPAPSERITVGCIGWGTIAGDWTPSFLNNEKCQLIAVADPMKEYGHYGYDGKETGGREAGRKIIDQHYSQAAKKNVKTCTAYEDFREMMEQEDLDAVQVSTPDHWHAYMAVYAARKGKHVYGQKPLALNVAEGRLIADEVAKAGVTWQTGSQQRSDIYFRMACELVRNNRIGKLKRVRVGLPGGHSNWNGMADLTDVAPLPEDFNYDLWLGPAEQMDYRPALLPLNWRHNFNFSGGMITDFGAHHIDIAQWGMGTEHTGPLELRNVSGTLDKDALYNTATAFAFECVYENGVIMQVASPDHKLMPEVAETVQTAPGKKPFDHVGVMFEGDAGKWIYVNRGKISASDPAILREKIGPEEIRLYESKDHTDNFLSCIYDGKPTATPAEIGHRSITIAHLANIALRTGSTGLKWNPQTEQIEGNEAAAKLLSKEWRKPWVL; encoded by the coding sequence ATGAACCGATTTTCACGCCGCCAGTTTCTTGCCAGCAGTGCCGCTGTGCTGGGTTTTCCCACCATTGTGCCGAGCAGTGTGTTCGGGAAAGAGGGGCGGCCAGCGCCTTCGGAAAGAATCACGGTGGGCTGCATCGGCTGGGGTACCATCGCCGGGGACTGGACGCCTTCGTTTTTAAACAATGAGAAGTGCCAGCTCATCGCCGTGGCGGACCCGATGAAGGAATACGGCCACTACGGCTATGACGGCAAGGAAACGGGCGGGCGCGAGGCGGGGCGCAAGATCATTGACCAGCACTATTCCCAGGCGGCCAAGAAGAACGTCAAGACCTGCACGGCGTATGAGGACTTCCGCGAGATGATGGAGCAGGAGGACCTGGATGCGGTGCAGGTGTCCACCCCGGACCACTGGCACGCCTACATGGCGGTGTATGCGGCGCGCAAGGGCAAGCATGTGTACGGGCAGAAGCCGCTGGCCCTGAATGTGGCCGAAGGGCGGCTGATCGCCGATGAGGTGGCCAAGGCGGGCGTGACCTGGCAGACGGGCAGCCAGCAGCGCAGCGACATCTATTTCCGCATGGCCTGCGAGCTGGTGCGCAACAACCGCATCGGCAAGCTGAAGCGGGTGCGGGTGGGCCTGCCGGGCGGCCATTCCAACTGGAACGGCATGGCGGACCTGACCGATGTGGCGCCGCTGCCGGAGGATTTTAACTATGACCTCTGGCTGGGCCCGGCGGAGCAGATGGACTACCGCCCGGCCCTGCTGCCGCTGAACTGGCGGCATAACTTCAACTTCAGCGGCGGCATGATCACGGACTTTGGCGCGCATCACATTGACATCGCCCAGTGGGGCATGGGCACGGAGCACACGGGCCCGCTGGAGCTGCGCAACGTCTCCGGTACCCTGGACAAGGACGCCCTGTACAACACCGCCACCGCCTTTGCCTTTGAGTGCGTTTATGAAAACGGTGTGATCATGCAGGTGGCCAGCCCGGACCACAAGCTGATGCCAGAGGTGGCCGAGACGGTCCAAACGGCACCCGGCAAAAAGCCCTTCGACCATGTGGGCGTGATGTTTGAAGGAGACGCTGGCAAGTGGATCTACGTGAACCGGGGCAAGATCTCCGCCAGCGATCCGGCCATCCTGCGGGAGAAGATCGGCCCGGAGGAAATCCGCCTTTATGAGAGCAAGGACCACACGGACAACTTCCTGAGCTGCATCTATGACGGCAAGCCGACCGCGACACCCGCCGAGATCGGCCACCGCAGCATCACCATCGCCCATCTGGCCAACATCGCCCTGCGCACCGGCAGCACGGGCCTGAAATGGAATCCGCAGACGGAGCAGATCGAAGGCAATGAAGCCGCCGCCAAACTGCTCTCCAAAGAATGGAGGAAACCGTGGGTCCTTTGA
- a CDS encoding DUF1501 domain-containing protein — translation MHSVPHRLSRRDMLRTASCGFGYVAMSGLAAASGGGGTADLIPRPPKVQARAKRVIFLNMGGGPAQLDTFDYKPQVGKKPHAGSVVNFQRHGESGLWISELLPNVARHADKLCVLNAMHADTGIHAQSMLQLHTGDRLRPCPSMGSWVAYGLGTENQNLPGFISLNTSKPAEYSSACLPPIYGGTPIGVNGENMSMATISDIEGGHLPLAVKRRQLDLIQAMNRDHLAMRREDERLEGVIQTMELGFRMQAAAPGLLDIRQESAATLERYGVGKNYAVGTCKASDFGRQCLLARRFCEAGVRFIELNHGSWDQHTDHRRDLHANCCSIDAPIAALLEDLDQRGLLEETLVVWGGEFGRPGLTPGKDNDKTGHNARAFTFWMAGGGVKGGHVHGSTNETGAECAEGKVHFRDMHATMLHLLGLDPDNLAVTQGGRSIRLTGVQGGQVVRGILA, via the coding sequence ATGCACTCCGTCCCTCACCGACTCTCCCGACGTGATATGCTGCGCACGGCCTCGTGCGGGTTTGGTTATGTGGCCATGTCCGGCCTGGCGGCAGCCTCGGGCGGTGGAGGAACGGCGGATCTGATCCCACGCCCGCCCAAGGTGCAGGCACGGGCGAAGCGGGTGATCTTTCTGAACATGGGCGGCGGACCGGCGCAACTGGACACGTTCGACTACAAACCGCAGGTGGGTAAAAAACCGCACGCGGGCTCGGTGGTGAATTTTCAGCGGCATGGGGAGAGCGGCCTGTGGATCTCCGAACTGCTGCCCAATGTGGCCCGCCATGCGGACAAGCTGTGTGTGCTGAATGCCATGCACGCGGACACGGGCATCCATGCGCAGTCCATGCTGCAACTGCACACGGGCGACCGCCTGCGGCCCTGCCCGAGCATGGGCTCCTGGGTGGCCTACGGACTGGGCACGGAAAACCAGAACCTGCCCGGTTTCATCAGCCTGAACACTTCCAAACCAGCCGAATACTCCAGCGCCTGCCTGCCGCCGATCTATGGTGGAACGCCCATCGGCGTGAACGGGGAGAACATGTCTATGGCGACGATCAGCGACATTGAGGGAGGGCACCTGCCTCTGGCCGTGAAGCGGCGGCAGCTTGATCTGATCCAGGCGATGAACCGGGACCACCTGGCGATGCGCCGGGAGGATGAGCGGCTGGAGGGCGTGATCCAGACGATGGAGCTGGGCTTTCGCATGCAGGCGGCGGCTCCCGGCTTGCTGGACATCCGCCAGGAGTCTGCGGCCACGCTGGAGCGCTACGGAGTGGGAAAAAACTATGCGGTGGGCACCTGCAAAGCGTCGGACTTTGGCCGGCAGTGCCTGCTGGCGCGGCGCTTTTGCGAGGCGGGGGTGCGGTTCATCGAGCTGAACCATGGAAGCTGGGACCAGCACACAGACCACCGCCGGGATCTGCATGCCAACTGCTGCTCCATAGATGCACCCATCGCGGCACTGCTGGAGGATCTGGACCAGCGCGGCCTGCTGGAGGAGACCCTGGTGGTGTGGGGCGGCGAGTTTGGCCGCCCTGGGCTGACGCCGGGCAAGGACAACGACAAAACCGGCCACAATGCGCGGGCCTTTACCTTCTGGATGGCGGGTGGCGGCGTGAAGGGCGGCCATGTGCACGGAAGCACGAATGAAACCGGGGCCGAGTGCGCGGAGGGGAAGGTGCACTTCCGCGACATGCATGCCACGATGCTTCATTTGTTAGGCCTGGACCCTGATAACCTGGCGGTGACGCAAGGCGGGCGCAGCATCCGGCTCACGGGGGTGCAGGGTGGGCAGGTGGTGCGGGGGATTCTGGCGTGA